A genomic window from Etheostoma spectabile isolate EspeVRDwgs_2016 chromosome 13, UIUC_Espe_1.0, whole genome shotgun sequence includes:
- the pld2 gene encoding phospholipase D2 has product MSSPDIVEPAAQSSTAQNLARRRFSRDAQGLSPDEIDGLMSSSEGRPFLVVHHLPEIKDEGIPPLMPGIPVTCRVENTEKHTTRSKVHVGTLYTVQLTHGHFHWTVKRKYKHFQELHRDLYKHKMMLHLLPLGRFTKERQQLRAMSEEMPSLHGTERTRRTSSKLKYLEEYLNGLLENSFCRNDHSMMEFLSVGALSFVTDLGPKGLEGPIFKRSGGHRIQGLNCIGHHQFCFRWSRRWLVVKDSFLMYMNRDNGHINFVLLFDPEFKVKVGRAHTDTRYGVCIENFSRNLIIKCSSYRQTHWWSHEINRLAETCDFLKVHRFEGFAPPRENTLTKWYVNGGGYFADLADSLEQAREEIFITDWWLSPEVFLKRPATDNYWRLDEILRRKAEQGVKVCVLLYKEVELALGINSEHSKRTLMNMHPNIKVMRHPDHVSSVVLLWAHHEKMVAIDQTVAFVGGIDLAFGRWDTNQYRLTDLGLTANSVTDGEPIEDKAGNGAADGPEPDKQAEREPYDLTYNNKLWLGKDYSNFIRKDWVQLDRPFEDNIDRTQVPRMPWRDLSAAVHGGAARDVARHFIQRWNFTKIFKNKYKDEFYPYLLPKSHCTADSLSFTVPESKKAKVQVLRSADRWSTGTCENSILKAYIHTIENSEHYIYIENQFFISCADGKTVYNGIGDAIVNRILRAHREQKKYRVFVVIPLLPGFEGDISAGGGNAIQAILHFTFRTMCRGEHSILSRLSEVKDLWTEYITLCGLRTHSQLSQSLVTELIYVHSKTLIADDRCYIIGSANINDRSMLGNRDSEMAVFVEDEERVLSIMGGQEYQAGPLTLALRKQCFSVLVGASSDPSINVDDPISDEFFFLNWNAPAKLNATIYDKVFKCLPHNSVHNMRELKEYSSKERLCDTDPEQAIEELKAVRGLLVHFPLRFLCEENLLPPRGTKEGMAPVGLWT; this is encoded by the exons ATGTCCAGCCCAGATATCGTAGAGCCAGCGGCTCAAAGCTCCACGGCCCAAAACCTGGCCAGAAGGCGCTTTTCGCGTGACGCCCAAGGTCTGAGTCCAGACGAGATAGATGGCCTCATGTCCAGCAGCG AGGGCCGTCCCTTCCTTGTGGTGCATCATCTTCCTGAAATAAAAGATGAGGGGATACCTCCCCTAATGCCTGGGATCCCTGTTACATGCAGAGTGgagaacacagagaaacacactaCTCGCTCAAAG GTCCATGTAGGCACCCTATACACAGTACAGCTAACACATGGCCACTTCCACTGGACAGTGAAGAGGAAGTACAAGCACTTCCAGGAGCTGCATCGAGACCTTTACAAGCACAAGATGATGCTTCACTTGCTGCCTCTGGGAAG ATTTACAAAGGAGAGGCAGCAGCTGAGAGCCATGTCAGAGGAAATGCCCAGCCTACACGGGACAGAACGCACCAGGAGGACCTCCAGCAAATTG AAATACCTTGAGGAGTACCTGAACGGTCTGCTGGAGAACTCATTTTGTAGGAATGATCACAGCATG ATGGAATTCCTTTCTGTCGGAGCTCTCTCCTTCGTCACTGATCTTGGACCCAAAGGCTT GGAGGGACCCATCTTCAAAAGGTCAGGGGGTCACCGGATCCAAGGCCTGAACTGCATTGGCCATCATCAGTTCTGTTTTCGCTGGTCACGGCGCTGGCTGGTGGTGAAAGACTCCTTCCTGATGTATATGAACAGAGACAACGGCCACATCAactttgtgttgctgtttgaTCCCGAGTTCAAAGTGAAAGTGGGCCGCGCTCACACAGACACCAGATATGGAGTTTGCATTGAGAACTTCTCTCg gAATCTGATCATCAAGTGCAGCAGCTATAGACAGACTCATTGGTGGAGTCATGAAATCAACCGGCTTGCAGAAACCTGTGACTTTCTCAAAGTGCATCGCTTCGAGGGGTTTGCTCCACCACGGGAGAACACACTCACTAAATG GTATGTGAATGGAGGTGGCTACTTTGCAGATCTGGCAGATTCTCTCGAACAAGCCAGGGAGGAAATCTTCATCACAGATTGGTG GCTGAGCCCTGAAGTGTTTCTAAAGCGACCAGCCACTGATAACTACTGGCGTCTAGATGAAATCCTCAGACGCAAAGCA GAACAAGGAGTCAAAGTGTGTGTCCTGCTTTACAAAGAGGTGGAGCTAGCACTTGGCATTAATAGTGAGCACAGCAAGAGGACTCTTATGAATATGCATCCTAACATCAAG GTAATGCGACATCCTGACCATGTGTCCTCTGTGGTGTTGCTGTGGGCTCACCATGAAAAGATGGTGGCTATTGACCAAACGGTGGCTTTTGTGGGGGGGATTGACCTGGCATTTGGGAGGTGGGATACCAACCAGTACCGGCTAACTGACCTTGGCTTGACGGCCAACAGTGTAACCGATGGGGAGCCAATAGAAGATAAAGCA GGCAATGGTGCGGCTGATGGTCCTGAACCAGATAAGCAAGCAGAGCGGGAACCTTATGATCTGACCTACAACAATAAACTGTGGCTTGGCAAAGACTACAGCAACTTTATCCGGAAAGACTGGGTCCAACTGGACAGACCCTTTGAAG ATAACATCGACCGTACTCAAGTTCCCCGCATGCCGTGGCGTGATCTGTCTGCCGCTGTTCATGGCGGAGCTGCCAGGGATGTAGCCCGCCACTTCATCCAGCGCTGGAACTTCACCAAG atCTTCAAAAACAAGTACAAGGACGAGTTCTACCCATACCTTCTTCCCAAGTCTCACTGCACTGCTGACTCACTCTCATTCACTGTGCCTGAATCCAAGAAGGCAAAAGTGCAG gtgTTGCGCTCTGCCGACCGTTGGTCTACTGGAACCTGTGAAAACTCGATCCTCAAGGCCTACATCCACACCATCGAGAACAGCGAGCACTACATCTACATCGAG AACCAGTTCTTCATCAGCTGTGCCGATGGGAAGACTGTCTATAATGGGATCGGTGATGCAATTGTGAATCGAATCTTGCGTGCACACAG AGAGCAGAAGAAGTACAGAGTGTTTGTGGTTATTCCTCTACTTCCTGGATTTGAGGGAGACATCAGTGCAGGAGGGGGAAATGCCATCCAAGCTATTTTGCACTTCACTTTCAG GACCATGTGCCGTGGGGAGCACTCCATCCTGTCAAGACTTAGTGAAG TTAAGGACCTGTGGACGGAGTACATCACACTCTGCGGCCTGAGAACACATTCCCAGCTCTCCCAGTCCCTTGTCACAGAGCTCATCTATGTTCACAGCAAGACCCTCATTGCTGATGACCGCTGCTATATCATTG GATCCGCCAACATCAATGACCGCAGCATGCTGGGCAACAGAGACAGCGAGATGGCAGTGTTTGTGGAAGATGAAGAGCGTGTCCTTTCTATCATGGGAGGGCAGGAGTACCAGGCAGGACCCCTCACCCTCGCCCTGCGTAAACAGTGTTTCAG TGTTCTTGTTGGAGCTTCTTCAGACCCAAGTATCAATGTTGATGATCCAATCAGCGATGAATTCTTCTTCTTGAACTGGAATGCACCGGCTAAACTGAATGCCACCATTTATGAcaag GTCTTCAAATGCCTGCCCCACAATTCTGTCCACAACATGCGAGAGCTGAAGGAGTACTCCAGCAAGGAGCGCCTCTGTGACACAGACCCAGAGCAGGCCATAGAGGAGCTGAAGGCCGTCCGAGGGCTGCTGGTCCACTTCCCCCTGAGGTTCCTGTGTGAGGAGAACCTGCTTCCTCCACGGGGCACTAAAGAAGGCATGGCTCCTGTCGGCCTGTGGACATAA